One window of Robiginitalea biformata HTCC2501 genomic DNA carries:
- a CDS encoding phosphoglycerate kinase yields the protein MTIDKFDFKDKKALVRVDFNVPLNEDFQVTDTNRIEAAKPTIIKILEDGGSAVLMSHLGRPKGSPNPDLSLSHIVDTVSDIIGVEVKFASDCIGDSAAAEVEALQSGEILLLENLRFHGEEEAGDREFARKLSQWGDIYVNDAFGTAHRPHASTTVVAEFFPEKKCFGYLLAREIEAIDKVMETGEKPVTAILGGAKVSSKITIIENILDKIDHLIIGGGMTYTFVKARGGSVGDSICEPDKTDLALSILEKAKAKGVAVHLPVDVVAADAFDNDAESRIMAVDAIEDGWQGLDAGPETLERFRKVILESRTILWNGPVGVFEMPNFAKGTIAVGNYVAEATRNGAFSLVGGGDSVAAVKQFGFDEKVSYVSTGGGAMLESLEGRTLPGIAAIRGS from the coding sequence ATGACGATTGACAAATTTGACTTCAAGGACAAGAAAGCACTGGTACGTGTAGATTTCAACGTGCCCCTGAACGAGGACTTCCAAGTGACCGACACGAACCGTATTGAAGCGGCCAAACCCACCATTATCAAAATCCTGGAGGATGGCGGCAGCGCCGTACTGATGAGCCACCTGGGCCGCCCCAAAGGCAGCCCGAACCCGGACCTGTCGCTGTCCCATATCGTCGATACGGTATCCGATATCATCGGGGTGGAAGTAAAATTCGCATCGGATTGCATCGGGGATTCTGCAGCCGCCGAGGTAGAGGCACTCCAGAGCGGGGAGATCCTCCTGCTGGAAAACCTGCGGTTCCACGGGGAGGAGGAAGCCGGCGACCGCGAGTTTGCCCGGAAGCTCTCCCAGTGGGGGGATATCTATGTAAACGACGCCTTCGGGACGGCCCACCGGCCGCATGCCTCCACTACGGTGGTGGCCGAATTCTTTCCGGAAAAGAAATGTTTCGGATACCTGCTTGCCCGGGAAATTGAAGCTATCGACAAGGTGATGGAAACCGGCGAAAAACCGGTTACAGCCATCCTGGGGGGTGCCAAGGTCTCATCCAAAATCACCATCATCGAGAACATCCTCGACAAGATCGACCACCTGATTATCGGGGGCGGGATGACGTACACCTTTGTCAAGGCCCGGGGAGGCTCCGTGGGGGATTCCATTTGCGAGCCGGATAAAACGGATCTGGCGCTTTCCATCCTGGAGAAAGCGAAGGCCAAAGGGGTGGCCGTACACCTGCCCGTGGATGTGGTGGCAGCCGATGCCTTTGACAATGATGCGGAGTCCCGGATCATGGCTGTGGACGCCATCGAAGACGGCTGGCAGGGCCTGGACGCCGGACCCGAAACCCTGGAGCGATTCCGGAAAGTGATCCTGGAATCCCGGACCATCCTCTGGAACGGCCCGGTGGGCGTATTTGAGATGCCCAACTTTGCCAAGGGGACCATTGCCGTGGGGAACTATGTAGCCGAGGCTACGCGTAACGGGGCGTTTTCCCTGGTCGGAGGGGGCGATTCGGTGGCCGCCGTGAAGCAATTTGGCTTTGACGAAAAGGTGAGCTATGTATCTACCGGAGGAGGCGCCATGCTGGAAAGCCTGGAAGGTCGCACCCTGCCGGGGATTGCAGCTATTCGGGGCAGCTAG